A genomic region of Candidatus Dormiibacterota bacterium contains the following coding sequences:
- a CDS encoding sigma-70 family RNA polymerase sigma factor, whose protein sequence is MRRPTWRWEAAVPKGLWPWIIFEFHAACNLLLLKSPFPVVEAPTADERTDTVEALYRTHGDRIWRAVAVYAQDPDVASDAVAEAFAQLMVRGEAVRSPAAWVWRTAFRIAAGMLQERTRSVALVGTESYTTRDSAGELVASLAKLPPKQRAALILFYYGDYPIGQIAEMLRSNALSVRVNLSRGRRRLRRILEEEHA, encoded by the coding sequence ATGCGGCGTCCGACATGGCGGTGGGAGGCGGCGGTCCCCAAGGGCCTCTGGCCGTGGATTATCTTCGAGTTTCACGCGGCATGTAACCTTCTGCTCCTGAAGAGCCCCTTTCCAGTAGTGGAGGCGCCAACCGCGGACGAGCGCACTGACACGGTCGAGGCGCTCTATCGCACGCATGGGGATCGAATTTGGCGGGCGGTAGCTGTTTATGCCCAGGATCCTGATGTCGCGAGCGATGCGGTGGCGGAAGCATTCGCGCAGTTAATGGTTCGGGGCGAAGCTGTTCGGTCGCCGGCTGCCTGGGTGTGGCGGACCGCCTTTCGGATCGCTGCTGGGATGCTCCAGGAGCGCACACGATCGGTAGCCCTCGTGGGAACAGAATCCTACACGACACGTGATTCGGCCGGCGAATTGGTGGCGTCTCTGGCCAAGCTGCCGCCGAAGCAGCGTGCCGCCTTGATTCTCTTCTACTACGGCGACTACCCAATCGGTCAGATTGCCGAGATGTTGCGCTCAAACGCCCTGTCTGTTCGGGTCAACCTGAGCCGCGGACGGCGGCGGCTGCGGCGAATCCTGGAGGAAGAGCATGCCTGA